The Candidatus Zixiibacteriota bacterium genome contains the following window.
CCGTATGAACTGAACACGATTATCTGCAACAAGACGATGGTGCGTACGCTGCTCAACCTGACAGAGTACAAGGATCCGACGATCGGATTCAAGTTCCAGACCAACGGCGAGTTGCTATCGCCCCTGGGCGCCGCAATAGTCCGATGCGATGATTGCCCCTCTGACATCATCATCGGTCTCGACAACAGATTCGGAATTGAGGAGGTTCGCAGCCAGCCGCTGATGGTTGAGTTCGACAAGATCATCGAACAGAAATTTGAGGAAGCGGTTATCTCAGAATCGGTCGCGTATGCCAAGATCATTCCGGAGGCATCGCTCATTCTCGATTCAGTGTTCGCATAGCAGATTGAAAAGCAACCTTATGAGCCCGCCTCTGTGGGGGCGGGCTTAGGGGATATGGTATGATTAAGAATATAGCAATCTCAAGCGCCTACTATGGCGGCGGGCTGTCGATTCAGAAGAAACTGTTCGTTGTGAAGTCCGGTTCGTATCAGGGAAGAACTGTCGTCGTATATCCGAAGACGCAGAGCCAGCTTGTGTTTGTCTGGAGCGATCCCCCATACACATCGTGGTCCGAGGAAACCGTGATAGTCTCAGATTCCGCGAATTATCCAGCCTGTGCGTACATGGATGACGACGGCAGCATCTATGTCGCTTACACCGTGCAGACGTCATTCGATCTGGCAGAGAAGAAGCTGGTATACTCGGATGGAAACTGGAGCGCTGGGTCGAAAAATGTGATTTACAGCGGCGACGCAAGTTTCTACCCGTCTCTATACAAAGATCTGTGGAACAGGCTCTGGGTTAGCTTCACGAGAGAATCGAGCGGCAGCTACTACATCAATGTCAAGCGTTCGACTGATGATGGCACGACCTGGGGCACGGGTCCGTCCGATGAAGGTACAACGCTGACCTCCGGCGCGACTTCATGCTATAGTCAGCTTGTGTACCGCCCGAACCATGTCTACTGCATCTATACAGAGGGCGGTACGAAGCTTGCATACAGCAGGATGGAAATAACTGCAGCTCTGTTTGATGATGAGGTGGGTCTCTACACCGGCACGGGACTCTCTGCTAATTTCAGCGGTGCATGCTCGGCTGATCTGCGATTGGGTATTGCGTTTTGCGATGATTCTGATTTGCTCTACAAGGAGTTCGATGGTGCTCAGTGGTCCGGTATCGAGACCATCGACTCGGCATTCTCAGTCAATCCGAATCTGTACTTCAGGCAGAGTGTGCCATACGTCGTGTTTGCGAAGGAAGTCGGAGCGGATCAGCATCAGCCACATTACTCGTATCGCGAGGGGCAGGCTTTTTCGGAGGCGGCTCCGATCTCTCCCGAAATGAGCACCCTCGACAGAGTGTTCTGCTACAATCCATCGGGAGCAGTCAAATTCAATGACAAAACCGCCGCTGCGGCTGACAGCACTGCGGCTGATGTCTTTCATGACGCCACGGGCAAGATGCTGCTATCTGTCGGGGACGCGCTGTATCTTGGCCAGCAAGAGCGGTTCTCTATGATCACAGCGACGCTTTCAACGAATGGTGAAGGAGGCGGTATCTCCTGGTACTACTGGGATGGTTCTGACTGGAAGATTTTCACGCCATTCTCTGGCTCATATAACTTCGACAGCTCACCCGCGACAATCACATTCTGGAATGACACATCAGAGATACCGTCCGATTGGCAGACCTGCATCGTCAATGGTAAAGCCGGCTACTGGGTGAAGGCATCGGTGTCATCAGCATTCACAGTTGCTCCCATAGGTTCACAGATAACCGGCGTTCCGAATGTGTCATACATAATCTCTGAGTAGGATAGACCATGCCTTATACAAACATAGAACTCGTGCGAAAGCACCTGCAGGAGTCGGAGCAGTCTACCGGTCAGATCGAGAATCACTTGATTAGACCGGATGGATTGACTGCAGTGCAGCTTCCACATGCCGGGATAGTCGATGGCTCGGAGAAGGTCAAAGGTAAAGAGCAGATCGCTCCAGCACGCGAGACAATCTCTCTGGCAGGCGAGGCTTCATCGTTGAGTCGCGGTGATCTGATCGCTGAAAGTGTTGTGATAGCATCGGACAGTTCATTGACTCAGATTTTCACCGAGAACATTGACTACACCGGAAATTACACGTCCGGTGAAATTACGAGAATCCCAACCGGGCTGATTCAGAGCGGCCAGGATGTGTCGGTCTGGTATTATCACTACAAGATATTCGAAAAAGGGATTGACTATCTGATTTCATATCAGAATGGCACAATAACGCGTGTCGATGGAGGAAGCATCGAAGATGGTCAGATGCTATGGATCGATTACGAGATAGAGAGCGGGCTTTTCTCCGACGATGTGATCACCAACGCAGTCGTCGAGGCTTCGGCTCAGCTTGATTCGCGCATCGATGAGACGCTCGCAGAGAGTGTTATCTCGGTGCTCACGATTGCTGAGACATATCTGGCGGTGTCGATACTGACTCAGATTCGCGCTCTTGATGTGCTGCAGTCATCCTCGCTCTCTTCTGCTAACAAAGGCAATGTCTCGACTCGATTTCTTGAAGTGTCGTCACGATACAGAAACGACTTTGAAGATATGATCAGACCATACTTGAGACCGGCTACGAGACTGAGCGGACCGGTTCGTTCATCGCGATAGGAGGTAAGACTATGAACTCAACTCTCGCATACCTGAGAGGCAGAAGACTCTGGGTGGTCGAAAACCTCGTCGTGTGGGGAAGCCTGTCCGCTTACTCGGGACATTTCCTTGTGACAGATGAGCTCGGCGGCGATAAGAGGCTTCTGTTCTGGCAGGTGAGTCTCGGTGGAGATCTGCAGCAGACGAGCTTCGCCGATTTGACCGACATTAACGGCAACGTGCTCCCGGCAATCATATCCCGGCCGAAGATCGTCGTCCTGTCGAAGAATGGTGTGAATGTTGCGGTTGTCGGCAGGGAATCGAATACGACATTCACAATCGCGAAGACAGTTGAAACATCGACGAGTGGACTTGTGGATCTGCTCATATTCGAGGTGGGATCATGAAGAAAGAAGTATCGGTAATCGTCTGCCCGGAATGCGGACAGATCAATGTTGAACTCCCCGGTGGCGTCAGATGTGTCTGTCCTGTGTGTCACGTCGGCATCGACACCTCTGATGACATCACAATCGAGCTGATTGATTAGGCATGCCGAATGAGTCCGGGACAAAATCCAGAAGCAGGAAGAAGAAGCGGCCGAGCGATTCCGAAATGCTCGAAGAGATACTCGAGAAAATCCACGAGCGCCTTCGAGAAAAGGATTTCGAACCGAAAGTCGCAGACTTCCTCAAGGTACTCGAGATGAAATACAAATTGAAACTCTCGGGCGACAGTAAGCAGAAGCTGCTCGATCTAATCGAGGATGTCAGGAGGGAAGAGCTTGAAATGCTGGAGGATGCAGATGGCTCGGAAGAAACTTAGGACTCAAATCGTATTGATGATTCTCTTTGCGCTCAGTTCGACCTCGCTGTTCGCCGATTCGCTTGTGCTTGATGACACCGCGACAGTATTTGACGGCGCGATCTATGGATCGGTCGGCTGCAATTCGGAATTCCCCGATCTGAATTGCGCATTCTACAACATGGGTGGCCAGATCACGTTTTCTGTTGGGAAGTCTGCCGCTCATATTTCGACAGTCTGGCGATCGCTGATGGGCTTCGATCTTGCC
Protein-coding sequences here:
- a CDS encoding glycoside hydrolase gives rise to the protein MIKNIAISSAYYGGGLSIQKKLFVVKSGSYQGRTVVVYPKTQSQLVFVWSDPPYTSWSEETVIVSDSANYPACAYMDDDGSIYVAYTVQTSFDLAEKKLVYSDGNWSAGSKNVIYSGDASFYPSLYKDLWNRLWVSFTRESSGSYYINVKRSTDDGTTWGTGPSDEGTTLTSGATSCYSQLVYRPNHVYCIYTEGGTKLAYSRMEITAALFDDEVGLYTGTGLSANFSGACSADLRLGIAFCDDSDLLYKEFDGAQWSGIETIDSAFSVNPNLYFRQSVPYVVFAKEVGADQHQPHYSYREGQAFSEAAPISPEMSTLDRVFCYNPSGAVKFNDKTAAAADSTAADVFHDATGKMLLSVGDALYLGQQERFSMITATLSTNGEGGGISWYYWDGSDWKIFTPFSGSYNFDSSPATITFWNDTSEIPSDWQTCIVNGKAGYWVKASVSSAFTVAPIGSQITGVPNVSYIISE